The Mastacembelus armatus chromosome 14, fMasArm1.2, whole genome shotgun sequence genomic interval AGAGAGCAGAGCTGTAGAACCTTAGCACACTTGATATTGTAGCTGCTCACCTGCCTGGCCCTCTCTCTTGTGTAGGACTCACTGTCcccttctgtttctgtctctgagtCTCCATCCTCCCCTGAGTTTAAGGATGACACGCCTGACTGAGATGCTGCCTCGCACTCAGTAAGGCCTGCTGCTTTCAATAAGCATTTGCTTTGGTCCAACTCCTGGAAAAAGGGACAGCTAGTACTGCTGGAGCTGAGGTTGCCATGATGCTTAATCCACTCTAAAGATGTGGTCTGCACCCATCCAGTGTCTGTATCAGAGAGACTTCCTGAATCGGGGTCCTGGACGTTTGGCTGAGACAAGCCCATGTCAGACCCCTTCAGCTTCAGGTTCTCAGCCACCTTGCTTTCTTCActgctcttctctctgtccactctctctgtgcagcctccttttcctccttcttGACAGGCGTTTTTTGCCCTTTTCCCCTCAGCCTGTAcctgttcctctgtgttttgATGAATGAATATGGGTTGAAGTAGATCCATgtcctttgttttcttgtcctcTTTAAAGTCAATGACAAATCCATCCTGTCCCGGTGACCTTTTGAATGTGGGGTCATCAGCTAAGGTCCTCAGAGGACAGTGGTCCAGTATTAACCCAGATGACTTCGTATTCACTGCCATGCTTGGCCCTAAGGCAACTGCTTTGAAACTGGATTTAGGTGAAGCTTGCTCCATCTCTTCCTTCATTCTCATATCAGTTTCTTTTTCTACCCCATTTCTCTCATCTTTCTCAACCATATGAACCTCCACTCTGTCCATACCAtcctctgttgttttgttatgtATTCTCCTCGGCTCATCAGCCTCTCCTTTGTTCTGTCTGGTCAAACTTGAACTGAAATTTCCAGgaaattcagtttcatttttactCTTGTCACTGCTGGAGCAGGGTAAGCAGGACAAGTCACAGTTATTCCTGATTACTGATGCTGGATTGTTCAGACAACTTTCCTTCCCACAAGCCAGCTGGAATTTGCGATACTTTGGacactgtttaaaaaagtaatttgtcTCTTCGATTACAGGTGTAAAAGTTCCTGTACTGTTTTGGCTTCCTGATTTGCTGTTAACTGATTTGTTACATTGTGAAGACACTTCCTGCTGAGATGGTGAG includes:
- the bach1b gene encoding transcription regulator protein BACH1b, whose protein sequence is MSLMAMSASRVSQFTFESTVHSSHVLRSLDEQRHRDTLCDITVVVEGQSFRAHRAVLASCCEYFTTRISSLTQHGAIITLPEEVTVAGFEPLLKFAYTSKLLFGKDDVLDIRNSASILGFRDLDEACFDFLLPRFFSTSKNSAPFSRKTCCKKRCKRQISKEDCGIDSDDILLGDKEVKPVADSPSQQEVSSQCNKSVNSKSGSQNSTGTFTPVIEETNYFFKQCPKYRKFQLACGKESCLNNPASVIRNNCDLSCLPCSSSDKSKNETEFPGNFSSSLTRQNKGEADEPRRIHNKTTEDGMDRVEVHMVEKDERNGVEKETDMRMKEEMEQASPKSSFKAVALGPSMAVNTKSSGLILDHCPLRTLADDPTFKRSPGQDGFVIDFKEDKKTKDMDLLQPIFIHQNTEEQVQAEGKRAKNACQEGGKGGCTERVDREKSSEESKVAENLKLKGSDMGLSQPNVQDPDSGSLSDTDTGWVQTTSLEWIKHHGNLSSSSTSCPFFQELDQSKCLLKAAGLTECEAASQSGVSSLNSGEDGDSETETEGDSESYTRERARQVQLPFSVDLIVDLSRNDFQQLLKQQVFTREQLEFVHDMRRRSKNRLAAQRCRKRKLDCIYNLQCEINKLKTEREKLIMEKTQLSQMKVKTCHSFSALCHRVCSEANLQPEQLQVLAKYTSSDCPLSSFFPHIDALLSQSRLPVQPQTSHSAYSVGLDNYIVSDEASSSSGRDTGEGTGDDQHCL